Proteins co-encoded in one Rhopalosiphum maidis isolate BTI-1 chromosome 2, ASM367621v3, whole genome shotgun sequence genomic window:
- the LOC113553586 gene encoding prolyl 4-hydroxylase subunit alpha-2-like, whose translation MNKMYNLQKIIVALYLINFNLCHGSNWHCALSSMYELYDLEIEYLIVTETYINNEYKRLHNIKKFIEQRKKQNEKELAESYTESSINAFKTILRVKSDWETLKDKMTQTTEIGEFKHELLIYDNIVSGLKAIRRLQIIYELDAHEISNGNIGGHTYQPFDVNDCYDMASLCYDNAEYHCAYWWFVEVYDKNKKDKNELNIDFSTFIIKFIWSSYLVGDISRAMDIFKKYFKQNNEMNESLTNMRYTVWAGNNVFKRNTANDYDKKFYSYSLQKLDSENEVSYFKTACMNTMDCKYPYLECRYYHGNCKYLIIGPLREEILSLVPSMKLYHNVLYDDEIKRIKELAKPKLEKLSIDTNEDISLRKVASFRKQNDQVFETINRRLVQITSKSATNIVDKYVVTNYGVAGHYLPHTKYIDDDHLINSKGRDAIVIFHMDDVPKGGATVLPEVNAHVPSVKGSALVIYNTPMRQLLKFTQYGSCPIIYGDKWTMSVYLKQ comes from the exons atgaataaaatgtataatttacagaaaattattgttgctttatatttaattaactttaatttatgcCACGGCAGCAATTGGCATTGCGCACTATCTTCAATGTATGAACTGTACGATTTGGAAATCGAATATTTAATTGTGACGGAAACATACATCAACAATGAGTATAAAagattacataatatcaaaaa GTTTATTGAACAACGAAagaaacaaaatgaaaaagaGTTGGCAGAGTCGTACACAGAGAGCTCAATAAATGcattcaaaactattttacgCGTTAAGAGTGATTGGGAAACATTAAAAGACAAAATGACACAAACAACTGAAattg GAGAATTCAAACatgaattattgatttatgatAACATTGTCAGTGGATTAAAAGCTATAAGGAGGTTACAGATTATATACGAACTCGATGCACACGAAATATCAAATGGAAACATTGGTGGCCACACATATCAACCGTTTGATG TCAACGATTGTTATGATATGGCATCTTTGTGTTACGATAATGCTGAATATCATTGTGCATACTGGTGGTTTGTCGAAGTctatgataaaaacaaaaaagacaaaaatgaattaaatattgatttcagcacattcataataaaatttatctgGTCAAGTTACTTAGTTG gTGACATTAGCCGTGCAatggatatatttaaaaaatattttaaacaaaataatgaaatgaacGAAAGTCTGACGAATATGCGGTACACGGTATGGGCCGgaaataacgtttttaaacgAAACACGGCAAACGATTATGATAAAAAGTTCTACTCTTATTCACttcaa AAACTAGATTCAGAAAATGAAGTGAGTTATTTCAAAACCGCATGTATGAATACGATGGATTGCAAATACCCTTATTTAGAATGCCGTTATTATCAtggaaattgtaaatatttgataattggtCCATTACGTGAAGAAATTTTATCGTTAGTACCGAGCATGAAGTTGTATCATAACGTGCTGTATGACGACGAAATAAAAAGGATAAAAGAATTAGCGAAACCAAAG CTGGAAAAATTGTCAATCGATACAAACGAAGATATATCCCTTAGAAAAGTGGCATCGTTTAGGAAACAAAACGATCAAGTATTTGAGACAATTAACCGCAGACTTGTTCAGATTACTTCAAAGTCCGCCACAAACATTGTGGATAAATACGTCGTTACTAATTACGGTGTTGCTGGACATTACTTACCGCATACTAAGTACATTGACGATGACCATTTGATCAACAGCAAAGGACGTGACGCCATAGTTATTTTCCAT atGGACGATGTTCCCAAAGGAGGTGCTACCGTGTTGCCCGAAGTAAACGCACACGTGCCTAGTGTCAAAGGTTCTGCcctagttatatataatacgccgATGagacaacttttaaaattcacGCAATACGGCTCTTGTCCAATAATTTATGGTGACAAATGGA CAATGTCagtgtatttaaaacaataa
- the LOC113554298 gene encoding sterile alpha and TIR motif-containing protein 1-like isoform X1, producing the protein MIVVTKKFSHNISSSECKIYTTNIMVNRIDNFFNFEFDDLNQIQDAVDVENAIQKYSTYLENTVNVLNMYDEYAHLRAPNELIDKIFDMICKAWDVPNCKLGYWLCNTLRDCGGLDLLINNCVSQDQDLQFSSARLLKQCLITENCEYVLEKGVDKVMHVVCEYKKQISSVDKSNVSTGILENLFKHKKIMCSSVIQLGGLDVLLYEYRHRDIVTLEQCASALANLSLYGEPENQDHMIRHYVPTWLFTLVFNTDVDIKYYAFLAIVVLVTNKEDKVTMINPEHLNLINPSVTTHISTESNMAPHTLGQSQNWLKKLVPVLSSTREEACNLAAFYFCMDAGIKRQRGVTSIFRAINAIGPLRKVASYGNIIASKLAAKALRLIDDGVPHQLGRNVPEWSVDDVHKWATQSELNEYANNLSENLVDGDLLLQITEENLKNDIGIKNGIMIKRFMRELDNLKQSADYSSKDPTGVQSLLESIGPKYTVYTYPMLNAGVNRNSIRELTVDQIVNDCGITNSIHQSRIRYLIENHIEIHSMESSLDVFISYRRSNGSQLASLIKAYLEIQDYRVFIDVVRLENGNFGHNLLKHLKLSKNFVLVLTQNSLDRCVGDNDCNDWVHKEIVTAMQNRLNIIPIIAENFTWPELLPADMRDLRTYDAIQWSHEFQNECMDSISMAIRGDLIWPSR; encoded by the exons ATGATTGTTGTCACTAAAAag ttttcacaCAACATTTCTTCATCTGAATGTAAGATATATACAACTAACATTATGGTCAATCGGATAGacaatttctttaattttgaattcgaCGATCTCAACCAGATACAAGATGCCGTAGACGTTGAAAatgcaatacaaaaatattctacatATTTAGAGAATACCGTCAATGTACTTAATATGTATGACGAGTATGCACATCTCAGAGCTCCAAATGAACTGATcgacaaaatatttgatatgatATGCAAAGCGTGGGACGTTCCCAACTGCAAGCTCGGGTACTGGCTGTGCAACACGTTACGGGATTGTGGTGGActagatttattaataaataattgcgtGTCCCAAGACCAAGATCTACAGTTCTCCAGCGCCAGATTGCTAAAGCAATGTTTGATAACAGAAAATTGTGAATATGTATTGGAAAAGGGGGTAGATAAAGTCATGCACGTAGTATGCGAGTACAAGAAACAAATTAGCTCGGTGGATAAATCGAATGTAAGCACTG gaattcttgaaaacttatttaaacacaaaaaaattatgtgtagTAGTGTAATACAACTCGGTGGTTTAGACGTATTGCTTTATGAGTACCGACACCGAGACATTGTGACACTGGAACAGTGCGCCAGTGCTCTAGCGAACTTATCGCTGTATGGAGAACCAGAAAACCAAGATCATATGATAAGGCATTACGTACCCACATGGTTGTTTACGTTGGTGTTTAACACAGATGTTGACATCAAGTATTACGCTTTCTTGGCAATTGTGGTTTTGGTCACTAATAAGGAAGACAAGGTGACTATGATAAATCctgaacatttaaatttgattaatccGTCTGTCACCACGCACATATCGACAGAATCTAATATGGCTCCACATACTCTAGGCCAAAGTCAAAACTGGCTTAAGAAACTTGTCCCGGTTTTAAGTTCCACTCGTGAGGAAGCGTGCAACTTGGCTGCGTTCTATTTTTGCATGGATGCCGGAATCAAAAGGCAACGTGGTGTGACCAGCATATTCAGAGCAATCAACGCGATTGGACCATTAAGAAAAGTAGCCAGTTATGGAAACATTATAGCATCTAAATTAGCAGCTAAAGCATTACGATTGATCGATGATGGGGTACCCCACCAACTCGGTCGAAATGTCCCCGAATGGTCAGTAGACGACGTACATAAATGGGCCACACAAAGTGAGCTTAACGAGTACGCCAATAACTTATCGGAAAATCTTGTTGATGGTGATCTTTTGTTACAAATAACCGAGGAAAACTTGAAAAACGACATAGGAATAAAGAAtggaattatgataaaaag ATTTATGAGAGAActagacaatttaaaacaatcagCCGACTACAGTAGTAAAGATCCAACTGGTGTGCAGTCGCTACTCGAGTCGATCGGGCCAAAATATACCGTGTACACATATCCCATGTTGAATGCAGGAGTTAACAGGAATTCGATCAG ggAATTAACGGTAGATCAGATTGTAAACGATTGCGGAATCACAAACAGCATACATCAAAGCCGTATacgatatttaattgaaa ATCATATAGAAATTCATTCAATGGAATCGTCATTGGATGTATTTATCAGTTACAGGCGATCGAATGGATCTCAGTTGGCAAG TTTGATCAAAGCTTACCTAGAAATTCAAGACTATCGAGTGTTTATCGACGTGGTACGTTTGGAAAATGGAAATTTTGGACATAacctattaaaacatttaaaactatcaaaaaaCTTCGTGCTTGTATTAACTCAAAATTCGTTGGACCGATGTGTTGGCGATAACGATTGCAATGACTGGGTTCACAAG GAAATTGTGACTGCGATGCAGAATCGGCTGAATATAATTCCCATCATAGCAGAAAATTTTACTTGGCCAGAACTGCTTCCAGCGGATATGCGCGATTTACGAACGTATGATGCGATACAGTGGTCACACGAATTTCAGAATGAATGCATGGATTCCATCTCGATGGCTATTCGTGGTGATTTGATTTGGCCATCTAGATAA
- the LOC113554298 gene encoding sterile alpha and TIR motif-containing protein 1-like isoform X2 — protein MVNRIDNFFNFEFDDLNQIQDAVDVENAIQKYSTYLENTVNVLNMYDEYAHLRAPNELIDKIFDMICKAWDVPNCKLGYWLCNTLRDCGGLDLLINNCVSQDQDLQFSSARLLKQCLITENCEYVLEKGVDKVMHVVCEYKKQISSVDKSNVSTGILENLFKHKKIMCSSVIQLGGLDVLLYEYRHRDIVTLEQCASALANLSLYGEPENQDHMIRHYVPTWLFTLVFNTDVDIKYYAFLAIVVLVTNKEDKVTMINPEHLNLINPSVTTHISTESNMAPHTLGQSQNWLKKLVPVLSSTREEACNLAAFYFCMDAGIKRQRGVTSIFRAINAIGPLRKVASYGNIIASKLAAKALRLIDDGVPHQLGRNVPEWSVDDVHKWATQSELNEYANNLSENLVDGDLLLQITEENLKNDIGIKNGIMIKRFMRELDNLKQSADYSSKDPTGVQSLLESIGPKYTVYTYPMLNAGVNRNSIRELTVDQIVNDCGITNSIHQSRIRYLIENHIEIHSMESSLDVFISYRRSNGSQLASLIKAYLEIQDYRVFIDVVRLENGNFGHNLLKHLKLSKNFVLVLTQNSLDRCVGDNDCNDWVHKEIVTAMQNRLNIIPIIAENFTWPELLPADMRDLRTYDAIQWSHEFQNECMDSISMAIRGDLIWPSR, from the exons ATGGTCAATCGGATAGacaatttctttaattttgaattcgaCGATCTCAACCAGATACAAGATGCCGTAGACGTTGAAAatgcaatacaaaaatattctacatATTTAGAGAATACCGTCAATGTACTTAATATGTATGACGAGTATGCACATCTCAGAGCTCCAAATGAACTGATcgacaaaatatttgatatgatATGCAAAGCGTGGGACGTTCCCAACTGCAAGCTCGGGTACTGGCTGTGCAACACGTTACGGGATTGTGGTGGActagatttattaataaataattgcgtGTCCCAAGACCAAGATCTACAGTTCTCCAGCGCCAGATTGCTAAAGCAATGTTTGATAACAGAAAATTGTGAATATGTATTGGAAAAGGGGGTAGATAAAGTCATGCACGTAGTATGCGAGTACAAGAAACAAATTAGCTCGGTGGATAAATCGAATGTAAGCACTG gaattcttgaaaacttatttaaacacaaaaaaattatgtgtagTAGTGTAATACAACTCGGTGGTTTAGACGTATTGCTTTATGAGTACCGACACCGAGACATTGTGACACTGGAACAGTGCGCCAGTGCTCTAGCGAACTTATCGCTGTATGGAGAACCAGAAAACCAAGATCATATGATAAGGCATTACGTACCCACATGGTTGTTTACGTTGGTGTTTAACACAGATGTTGACATCAAGTATTACGCTTTCTTGGCAATTGTGGTTTTGGTCACTAATAAGGAAGACAAGGTGACTATGATAAATCctgaacatttaaatttgattaatccGTCTGTCACCACGCACATATCGACAGAATCTAATATGGCTCCACATACTCTAGGCCAAAGTCAAAACTGGCTTAAGAAACTTGTCCCGGTTTTAAGTTCCACTCGTGAGGAAGCGTGCAACTTGGCTGCGTTCTATTTTTGCATGGATGCCGGAATCAAAAGGCAACGTGGTGTGACCAGCATATTCAGAGCAATCAACGCGATTGGACCATTAAGAAAAGTAGCCAGTTATGGAAACATTATAGCATCTAAATTAGCAGCTAAAGCATTACGATTGATCGATGATGGGGTACCCCACCAACTCGGTCGAAATGTCCCCGAATGGTCAGTAGACGACGTACATAAATGGGCCACACAAAGTGAGCTTAACGAGTACGCCAATAACTTATCGGAAAATCTTGTTGATGGTGATCTTTTGTTACAAATAACCGAGGAAAACTTGAAAAACGACATAGGAATAAAGAAtggaattatgataaaaag ATTTATGAGAGAActagacaatttaaaacaatcagCCGACTACAGTAGTAAAGATCCAACTGGTGTGCAGTCGCTACTCGAGTCGATCGGGCCAAAATATACCGTGTACACATATCCCATGTTGAATGCAGGAGTTAACAGGAATTCGATCAG ggAATTAACGGTAGATCAGATTGTAAACGATTGCGGAATCACAAACAGCATACATCAAAGCCGTATacgatatttaattgaaa ATCATATAGAAATTCATTCAATGGAATCGTCATTGGATGTATTTATCAGTTACAGGCGATCGAATGGATCTCAGTTGGCAAG TTTGATCAAAGCTTACCTAGAAATTCAAGACTATCGAGTGTTTATCGACGTGGTACGTTTGGAAAATGGAAATTTTGGACATAacctattaaaacatttaaaactatcaaaaaaCTTCGTGCTTGTATTAACTCAAAATTCGTTGGACCGATGTGTTGGCGATAACGATTGCAATGACTGGGTTCACAAG GAAATTGTGACTGCGATGCAGAATCGGCTGAATATAATTCCCATCATAGCAGAAAATTTTACTTGGCCAGAACTGCTTCCAGCGGATATGCGCGATTTACGAACGTATGATGCGATACAGTGGTCACACGAATTTCAGAATGAATGCATGGATTCCATCTCGATGGCTATTCGTGGTGATTTGATTTGGCCATCTAGATAA
- the LOC113554299 gene encoding sterile alpha and TIR motif-containing protein 1-like, which yields MREINIDQTDKVSNTFRHNHCFENDFLVNSHESDNEEATKSSELTETEIKKQLASRLAPQPCQLIGEDVSYRLDKKVPQWPIEYVLIWFNLIGGSDFIKNLLENRVDGDLLLRITEDELRDDIGIHNGIMNKRIMRELNNLKQSADYSSIDSTGLNSVLKSINSEYSVYTYPMLNAGVNVDSLRFLTDDQLKNVCGISNGIHRSCIKDSIQKMSGYTENVDKPFDVFISYRRSTSYVLASLLKVYLEIRDYKVFIDMKRSNDAKYRHDVLQTVKQSKNFIIALTQDSLDGDIESLDMISEEVATAKQSQCNIIPVLDDFSWSSPVPDDLKNLNMYNSISWAHDYQDACVNKLVKFMIK from the exons ATGCGTGAGATAAATATTGATCAGACCGATAAAGTTAGCAATACATTTAGACACAACCActgttttgaaaatgattttttagtaaaCAGCCACGAATCTGATAACGAGGAAGCGACTAAATCATCCGAACTCACCGAAACCGAGATTAAGAAGCAGCTTG CATCCAGGTTAGCACCTCAACCATGTCAGTTGATCGGCGAAGATGTTTCTTACAGACTTGACAAAAAAGTCCCACAGTGGCCAATTGAATACGTCCTTATATGGTTCAATCTAATCGGGGGTagcgattttattaaaaatttattggaAAATCGAGTTGACGGTGATCTATTATTGCGAATAACTGAAGATGAATTAAGAGACGATATTGGAATACACAAcggtataatgaataaaag aattATGAGGgaactaaacaatttaaaacaatcagCTGATTACAGTAGTATTGACTCAACAGGCTTAAACTCGGTCCTAAAATCAATTAACTCGGAATATTCTGTGTACACGTATCCTATGTTGAACGCTGGAGTCAACGTAGATTCATTAAG gttTTTAACGGATGATCAACTCAAAAATGTTTGCGGAATTTCAAACGGTATTCATCGAAGTTGTATAAAAGACTCAATacaaa aaatgtcGGGATACACAGAGAACGTAGATAAACCTTTCgatgtatttattagttacaGACGATCTACTAGTTATGTGCTGGCTAG TTTGCTTAAAGTATACTTGGAAATTCGAGATTACAAAGTGTTCATCGATATGAAACGATCAAATGATGCCAAATATCGGCATGACGTATTACAGACCGTAAAACAGtcaaaaaactttattattgcGTTGACGCAAGATTCATTAGACGGAGATATCGAATCTTTAGATATGATTAGTGAA GAAGTTGCGACCGCGAAACAAAGCCAGTGCAATATAATACCAGTATTGGACGATTTCTCTTGGTCTTCGCCTGTACCAGATGACTTGAAGAACTTGAATATGTACAACTCGATAAGTTGGGCACACGATTATCAGGACGCGTGCGTAAACAAGTTGGTGAAGTTTATGATCAAATGA